A stretch of the Channa argus isolate prfri chromosome 9, Channa argus male v1.0, whole genome shotgun sequence genome encodes the following:
- the ybey gene encoding endoribonuclease YbeY: MGVVLRNLQKVVPLRRARLRKDVDTLRHILGIQKFDLGIICVDNRRIQQINNTYRKKNVPTDVLSFPFHEDIRPGKLPCPFHRDELNLGDVFLGVEFVLNQCQEESIDLHGALTVVTAHGICHLLGYRHETQEEWTEMLQRESYILSEYNRLTGRQLEPLMKKCCQDR; this comes from the exons ATGGGAGTAGTTCTGCGCAATCTCCAAAAGGTGGTGCCTCTTCGCCGCGCCAGACTGCGCAAGGATGTTGATACGCTGAGGCACATACTGGGCATCCAGAAATTTGATCTTGGAATCATTTGCGTGGATAATCGCAGGATTCAGCAAATTAATAACAcgtacagaaagaaaaatgtgcccACCGATGTTCTCTCGTTTCCTTTCCACGAG GACATAAGACCTGGTAAGCTGCCTTGTCCTTTCCACAGAGATGAGTTAAACCTTGGGGACGTTTTCTTAGGGGTCGAGTTTGTTTTGAACCAGTGTCAGGAGGAATCTATAGATCTGCACGGCGCTCTCACT GTTGTCACTGCACATGGCATCTGTCACCTGTTGGGCTACAGGCATGAGACACAGGAAGAGTGGACTGAG ATGCTGCAAAGAGAAAGCTACATTTTGAGTGAGTACAACAGACTCACAGGGCGACAACTCGAGCCACTGATGAAGAAATGCTGTCAGGATAGGTGA
- the mcm3ap gene encoding germinal-center associated nuclear protein: MNPSNPFGSPQDGAFQAPSNTMKNSLFQSFGQESSSNPAIRFFQPSTFGQPSVLNQPSPHGNTIFGQPSAFGQSSAQPPSLPTISQAPAFGQPSLGMSSSGFGGSTTSAFGQNSAPNQSSVFGQTPGFGQTSTFGQVPVFGHKTTGFGQQPSAFVISQTPSASTAVIGHPQPLNFGQSAFGQPSSTSVTTSVFSTAQSVSQGRAFGSSEFSFKPANEALFKPIFSANPEPANPQTTSMSSSPFSSQTGSSTMSSSTSSTGFSLLTYAKSGPLGFSFSQPAAAPSFSAQNNPLTTANSSGPTNTLQFTFSQPAVPSSSSTKASTTQPTTPSSFSFSAKTLQPQTAPTFGGTSFGQHSAFGDIKGKAETSTDEKGSGFGAPGDSNIFARFSKATKRKDDPAVPSTGPEKPATEEEDIPLEADLPRQPPKRPLMRSQGPIAGLFNRALSGLRKEGANTIRREATKETQQQALKWEETERNDVQAQGDDLTAKPPVAQPLTRGLLEKPEESDPGTSTDPKLKTTTPVKRTVRRVSSEGLSGMSPIDCLVIQCRNVPPALNKRDTIDKHFARFGKVCKVYCRPAKNLAIVHFNDHASAAKAKKKGKLLHGHELLLLWQKKKQSPVEKGSRSQSEQDRAEGENQQGTESKTSSSPLGRPPLRGPALSSMVSLSHSSLVKKSTLAKTLQFDTEPQKDSSTETQSSERPVPSSLLQFIGQVAETSEDKYRLLEQRDKILRQGRPKRTDLSLSKVFVGTCPDMCPEKERYMRETRNQLSIFEVIPDTEMVDHSAAIKEYSRSSADQEEPLPHELRPLPVLGMTMDYLVTQIMDQGQDNYRDWYDFVWNRTRGIRKDITQQHLCCPDTVSLIEKCTRFHVHCAHHLCEEPMSSFDAKINNENMTKCLQSLKEMYQDLAMQQVYCPREAEFRQYSVLLRLNDGDILREVQQFRDEMRNSPEVMFAVNAFGAVNSNNFVRFFKLVKAASYLASCLLHRYFNQVRAKALKTLNMAHTVGPRSTAFPVEDIVRMLMFRNAAEATDFIQQYGLNVNEGMVELSRTAYQEPELPLSQKKSEFILIKRTVLIGEVVNGGALPNPPQHTPIRSFDSQNKYQGEGPLAEPTSSHFKAIAAKVDVKAAPSIELLPRPKPAQFGNTPSVFALLSDTTSETGEHGELHHHSAHPVNAQQLFQPISQPPSIKPPSPPPKPQPVYSDEDIMAELDCVIEEVVEAAVKEVADVGTSYVTTALHESSVQVESLVSEVMGQMLQEVISAEIKLEQERIVEERRKLEEARRKQEHEVFLAQFSFSLCTEIIHEVLDETIKESATSQIEQAVNEKADCVAKCTEQVCTSLVEETLNVDIALLVEDFLNAELHRIHKYIKRWRDVVAVRRQLKRQMRGFPAAPCCVDPRFKLKALAPSAPAQPSISDLARGLVSLGNAGTLALSSTRLLKMRQEAIHQMRVHYYYQQLLDEAVWEPLDLPALVMENISDPPDRIFWKTVLLLPSNHDSVTSLADRILSDWLEVKLGGDKVSEAQQEQPGGTLQTLCVTNALRENGQRTHKLHITIKASRGPLTDDGLSKMEESCELQGTGSLITLLPALPINKAGQDEQDVPLLSALLQLKQLQQASTWHCPLPLVILVPGADSGTGDTKTLEEALMLQELVKEGLVSEYTFLFIPETTSDLQGSTQLSHAMRWLLARAPPHFPLTCQPLVQLVETTLSREFSSRVYAHHQERAAACLPSQDPTSIILLYNAVLAHIADKVSSQDLCRLSWPPVEFCQPNTRDFVPHLGWNTTQHLHWLQKAILSLQLPLWEQLSATDTLTELCSSIFRYAGQIPVSHCSQPLLMSRLENLLEQVRLKAYHKETLRTKTTMAGSGTRDASLCPAYSQIPWEDVVLICIDHKLKDWQIPGPPVCADAVTEDGEILVYFPTESLKGFKAPEEWTMAIRQSQRENQQEKKRASAAACATPTSLSLRQRLFPSLVEPLEAPAAPLDITHTPTAQESLTHRVLQSLEKEKAESKRSMEQLQRWLDGEPLHHLSTPLFIPSSTLLSMPTTIRGSHTDKTTYATPVQPDELSHKDVSPKTIPVTLAWRMKELERQILASQEEELACRLKLSGLLSIVDD, translated from the exons ATGAATCCATCCAATCCTTTTGGCAGTCCACAAGATGGAGCCTTCCAAGCCCCAAGCAATACTATGAAGAACAGTTTGTTCCAGTCATTTGGACAAGAAAGTTCCAGCAATCCAGCAATTCGGTTTTTTCAACCATCAACATTTGGGCAGCCATCTGTCTTAAATCAACCATCACCTCATGGAAATACTATCTTTGGTCAACCCTCTGCCTTTGGGCAGTCGTCTGCACAGCCTCCCTCGCTACCTACAATAAGCCAGGCTCCAGCCTTTGGTCAGCCATCATTAGGAATGAGTAGCTCAGGCTTTGGTGGCAGCACCACATCAGCTTTTGGACAGAATAGTGCTCCAAACCAGAGTTCAGTCTTTGGACAGACACCTGGATTTGGGCAGACTTCTACATTTGGGCAAGTTCCTGTATTTGGACACAAGACCACAGGGTTTGGACAACAGCCCAGTGCATTTGTGATCTCCCAGACGCCTTCTGCCTCGACTGCTGTCATAGGACATCCTCAGCCTCTCAATTTTGGTCAGTCTGCGTTTGGACAGCCATCATCTACTAGTGTCACCACCAGTGTATTTAGCACAGCTCAGAGTGTTAGCCAAGGCAGGGCCTTCGGATCATCAGAATTTAGTTTCAAGCCGGCCAATGAGGCTCTTTTCAAACCCATTTTCAGTGCCAACCCCGAGCCTGCAAACCCTCAAACTACGTCAATGTCTAGCTCACCCTTTAGCAGCCAGACTGGCTCCAGCACCATGAGTAGCAGCACCAGTTCCACTGGCTTCTCTCTGTTGACATATGCAAAGTCTGGACCACTGGGCTTCAGCTTCTCACAACCAGCTGCAGCTCCCTCATTCTCCGCTCAGAACAATCCACTAACAACTGCCAATAGCAGTGGACCTACAAACACTCTGCAGTTCACCTTTTCCCAGCCAGCTGTTCCCTCCAGCTCCAGCACTAAGGCATCAACTACCCAGCCCACCACACCATCATCTTTCAGCTTTTCAGCCAAAACCCTCCAGCCCCAGACGGCACCCACTTTTGGAGGAACCAGCTTTGGTCAACACTCTGCTTTTGGTGACATTAAAGGTAAAGCAGAGACTAGCACTGATGAAAAAGGTAGTGGCTTTGGTGCTCCAGGGGATTCAAATATATTTGCACGATTTAGCAAAGCCACCAAGCGTAAGGATGACCCAGCAGTCCCCAGCACTGGTCCAGAGAAGCCTGCCACTGAAGAAGAGGACATACCATTAGAAGCAGATTTACCAAGACAGCCACCAAAGAGACCACTTATGAGATCACAAGGCCCGATAGCAGGCTTATTCAATAGGGCACTAAGCGGCCTTCGTAAAGAAGGGGCTAACACAATAAGACGAGAAGCCACAAAGGAGACTCAGCAGCAAGCGCTGAAGTGGGAGGAGACCGAGAGAAACGATGTTCAAGCTCAGGGCGATGACCTAACTGCTAAACCACCTGTTGCACAACCACTCACCAGAGGACTGTTAGAAAAACCTGAGGAATCAG ATCCAGGAACATCCACAGATCCAAAACTCAAAACTACTACCCCTGTAAAACGAACTGTACGCAGGGTGAGCTCTGAGGGTCTAAGTGGTATGTCTCCCATCGACTGCCTTGTGATCCAGTGCAGAAATGTGCCTCCAGCCTTAAACAAAAGGGACACAATTGACAAGCACTTTGCTCGTTTTGGCAAAGTCTGTAAGGTGTATTGTCGACCCGCCAAGAACCTGGCCATTGTACACTTCAATGATCAT GCATCAGCTGCAAAGGCCAAGAAGAAAGGCAAACTTCTTCATGGTCATGAACTCCTTCTGTTGtggcagaaaaagaagcaga GTCCCGTAGAGAAAGGCAGCAGGTCTCAGTCAGAACAGGATCGGGCAGAGGGAGAAAACCAGCAGGGCACAGAGTCCAAGACGTCCTCCTCCCCTCTTGGAAGACCTCCACTCAGAGGTCCTGCTCTCAGCAGCATGGTCTCTCTGAGCCATAG CTCTCTGGTAAAGAAGTCAACATTGGCCAAGACGCTGCAGTTTGACACCGAACCCCAAAAAGACAGCAGCACAGAAACCCAGAGCTCAGAGCGCCCtgtcccctcctccctcctccagtTCATTGGCCAGGTAGCTGAGACCTCAGAGGACAAATACCGCCTCCTGGAGCAGAGAGACAAGATCCTCCGTCAAG GTCGGCCCAAGCGAACGGACCTGAGCCTGTCTAAGGTGTTTGTGGGCACGTGTCCCGATATGTGTCCAGAGAAGGAGAGGTATATGAGGGAGACACGCAACCAGCTCAGCATATTCGAGGTCATCCCAGACACTGAAATG GTGGATCACTCAGCAGCCATCAAAGAGTACAGTCGTTCATCAGCTGACCAGGAGGAACCCCTTCCTCATGAGTTGCGTCCCCTGCCTGTGCTCGGCATGACCATGGACTACCTAGTGACTCAAATTATGGACCAAGGCCAAGACAACTACCGTGACTGGTATGACTTTGTTTGGAACAGGACCCGTGGCATCCGTAAG GACATCACCCAGCAGCACCTGTGCTGTCCTGACACGGTATCGCTGATTGAAAAGTGTACACGTTTCCATGTGCACTGTGCACATCACCTCTGCGAGGAGCCTATGTCATCTTTTGATGCCAAgatcaataatgaaaacatgacaaagtGCCTGCAGTCTCTCAAAGAAATGTATCAGGACCTGGCCATGCAGCAAGTCTACTGTCCCCGGGAGGCAGAGTTCCGCCAGTACAGTGTACTGCTGAGGCTCAACGATGGTGACATCCTTCG TGAGGTGCAGCAGTTCCGTGATGAAATGCGTAACTCTCCTGAAGTGATGTTTGCAGTGAATGCATTTGGTGCAGTCAACAGCAACAACTTTGTGCGCTTTTTCAAGCTGGTGAAAGCCGCCTCATACCTTGCCAGCTGCCTCTTACACAGATACTTTAACCAG GTCAGAGCCAAGGCCTTGAAGACCCTGAACATGGCTCACACTGTGGGTCCACGATCAACTGCATTTCCTGTGGAGGACATAGTCCGGATGTTAATGTTCCGTAATGCTGCAGAAGCAACTGACTTCATCCAACAATACGGCCTTAATGTGAACGAAGG TATGGTTGAGCTGAGTCGCACAGCCTATCAGGAGCCAGAGCTGCCATTGTCGCAGAAGAAGTCTGAGTTCATCCTCATAAAGAGAACAGTGCTAATTGGAGAGGTGGTGAATGGAGGTGCCCTTCCAAACCCTCCCCAGCACACACCCATCCGCAGCTTTGACTCCCAGAACAAGTACCAAGGAGAAGGTCCTCTGGCCGAGCCCACTTCAAGCCACTTTAAAG CTATTGCTGCCAAGGTGGATGTTAAAGCAGCACCAAGTATTGAGCTGCTGCCACGGCCCAAGCCAGCCCAATTCGGAAACACTCCCAGTGTGTTTGCACTGCTTTCAGATACTACCAGTGAGACGGGAGAACACGGTGAATTGCATCACCACTCAGCCCACCCAGTAAATGCCCAGCAGCTCTTCCAGCCAATATCTCAACCTCCGTCTATCAAACCACCGTCACCGCCACCCAAACCTCAGCCAGTGTACAGTGATGAG GACATTATGGCAGAGCTAGACTGTGTGATTGAAGAGGTTGTCGAAGCAGCAGTGAAGGAGGTGGCTGACGTTGGTACCAGCTACGTCACAACAGCTTTACA TGAGAGCAGTGTGCAGGTGGAGTCACTGGTGAGTGAGGTGATGGGACAGATGCTACAGGAGGTTATCTCTGCTGAGATCAAGCTGGAACAGGAGCGCATTGTTGAAGAGAGACGCAAGCTTGAAGAAGCCAG GAGGAAGCAGGAGCATGAGGTGTTCCTGGCTCAGTTCAGCTTCTCACTCTGCACAGAGATTATCCATGAAGTTTTAGATGAGACCATCAAGGAGTCTGCTACCTCTCAGATTGA GCAGGCAGTGAATGAGAAGGCAGACTGTGTGGCTAAATGCACAGAGCAGGTCTGCACCAGTCTAGTTGAGGAGACTCTCAATGTGGACATCGCTCTGTTGGTGGAAGATTTTCTCAATGCTGAGCTGCATCGTATCCACAAGTATATTAAAAG GTGGCGAGATGTGGTAGCAGTTCGTCGGCAGCTGAAGAGACAGATGAGAGGTTTCCCTGCAGCTCCCTGCTGTGTCGACCCTCGCTTCAAACTCAAGGCTCTGGCTCCCAGTGCTCCCGCACAGCCGTCCATATCAGATCTGGCCCGTGGTTTGGTCAGCCTGGGTAATGCCGGAACCCTGGCCTTGTCTAGCACCAG GCTATTAAAAATGAGACAAGAAGCAATCCATCAGATGAGAGTCCACTATTACTACCAGCAGCTGCTTGA TGAGGCGGTGTGGGAGCCACTCGACCTGCCGGCATTGGTGATGGAAAATATCTCAGACCCACCTGACAGAATCTTCTGGAAAACTGTTCTCCTTCTCCCCAGCAACCACGACAGCGTAACCAGCCTAGCAGACAG GATCCTTTCAGACTGGCTAGAGGTGAAGCTGGGTGGTGACAAAGTATCAGAGGCCCAACAGGAGCAGCCGGGTGGCACACTGCAAACTCTCTGTGTCACCAACGCACTACGGGAGAATGGACAACGCACCCACAAATTGCACATTACCATCAAG GCGTCCCGAGGCCCGCTGACTGATGACGGCCTCTCCAAGATGGAGGAAAGCTGTGAGCTCCAGGGAACAGGAAGTTTGATCACCTTGCTTCCCGCTCTGCCCATCAACAAAGCCGGACAGGACGAGCAGGATGTGCCTTTGCTGTCGGCCCTTCTTCAGCTCAAACAGCTACAACAAGCCAGCACCTGGCACTGCCCGCTGCCTCTGGTTATACTGGTGCCAGGAGCTGACAGTGGCACTGGTGATACAAAGACACTCGAAGAAG CCCTGATGCTGCAAGAACTGGTCAAGGAAGGCCTGGTGTCTGAATACACATTCCTTTTCATACCAGAGACCACCAGTGACCTCCAGGGATCCACACAG TTAAGTCACGCCATGCGCTGGCTGCTGGCCCGTGCTCCACCACACTTCCCACTAACCTGCCAACCTTTGGTCCAGCTTGTGGAGACCACTTTAAGTCGTGAGTTCAGTTCCAGAGTCTATGCCCACCACCAGGAGCGGGCTGCTGCATGTCTTCCTTCCCAGGACCCTACATCTATTATCCTGTTGTACAACGCCGTCCTTGCTCACATTGCTGACAAAGTCTCATCCCAGGATCTCTGCAGACTCTCATGGCCCCCAGTTGAGTTCTGCCAGCCTAATACCCGTGACTTTGTTCCCCATCTGGGCTGGAACACTACCCAGCACCTGCACTGGCTACAAAAAGCCATCCTTAGCCTGCAGCTGCCACTGTGGGAGCAGCTATCTGCCACTG ATACTTTGACTGAGCTCTGCTCCTCCATCTTTCGGTACGCTGGTCAGATCCCAGTGTCACATTGCAGTCAGCCTCTTCTAATGTCACGCCTGGAAAACCTTCTGGAGCAAGTTAGGCTAAAGGCTTACCATAAAGAAACCCTCAGAACCAAGACAACCATGGCAGGTTCAGGCACTAGAGATGCGAGTTTGTGTCCAGCCTACAGTCAGATTCCTTGGGAGGACGTTGTTTTGATTTGCATAGATCACAAGCTGAAAGACTGGCAGATACCCGGACCACCTGTGTGTGCGG ACGCTGTGACAGAAGATGGGGAGATCCTCGTGTACTTCCCCACAGAATCACTGAAGGGTTTCAAAGCACCTGAGGAGTGGACAATGGCCATCAGACAATCGCAAAGGGAGAACCAACAGGAGAAGAAACG AGCAAGTGCAGCTGCTTGTGCCACACCCACCAGTCTGTCCCTCAGACAGAGGCTCTTCCCTAGTCTGGTGGAGCCTTTAGAAGCCCCTGCAGCCCCACtggacatcacacacactccgACAGCACAAGAATCCCTCACCCACAGAGTCCTTCAGAGCTTAGAGAAGGAGAAGGCTGAGAGCAAAAG GAGCATGGAGCAGCTTCAGCGATGGCTGGACGGTGAACCCCTGCACCACTTGTCCACACCGCTCTTCATTCCCTCCTCCACTCTGCTCTCCATGCCCACCACCATAAGGGGTTCCCACACAGACAAGACTACATATGCCACACCTGTGCAG CCTGATGAACTGTCACACAAAGACGTCTCACCTAAAACCATTCCTGTTACTCTGGCATGGCGAATGAAGGAACTTGAGCGACAGATTTTGGCAAGCCAAGAGGAAGAACTGGCCTGCAGACTGAAGCTGAGTGGTCTGCTGAGCATTGTTGATGACTGA
- the lss gene encoding lanosterol synthase — translation MTEGTHLRRRGGPYKTEPATDLSRWRLTSVEGRQTWRYVEEQDSPDREQTMLEAHTLGLDTSRFVAGSPAAHTAVEAALKGMKFYSCLQAEDGHWAGDYGGPLFLLPGLLITCHLTKIPLPEAWKKEMVRYLRSVQLPDGGWGLHVEDKSTVFGTALSYASLRILGLEPDDPDMVRARNNLYNKGGALGIPSWGKFWLAILNVYSWDGLNTLLPEMWLFPSWMPAHPSTLWCHCRQVYLPMSYCYAVRLKAEEDSLILSLRQELYVQDYGTINWPAQRNNVAACDMYTPHSTLLTIAYMVLNVYEAYHSTTIRDKAVKELYEHIQADDRFTKCISIGPISKTINMLVRWYVDGPSSPVFQEHVSRIPDYLWLGLDGMKMQGTNGSQLWDTCFAVQAFLEAGAHNNPGLAKCLQDAHQFLRITQIPDNPAEYQKYYRQMNKGGFPFSTRDCGWIVADCTAEGLKTVMLLQELCPSIHQPIKPEHLYNAVNVLLSMRNSDGGFATYETKRGGKLLELLNPSEVFGDIMIDYTYVECTSAVMQALRHFQKAHPEHRTQEIRSTLREGLEYCRKVQRPDGSWEGSWGVCFTYGVWFGLEAFACMGHVYEDEEVCIEVQKACQFLLDLQMPDGGWGEDFESCEQRCYVQSSNSQIHNTCWALLGLMAVRHPDTHAIERGVQLLIDKQMPNGDWPQENIAGVFNKSCAISYTSYRNVFPVWTLGRFSKLYPSSPLAGKVKL, via the exons ATGACAGAAGGAAC GCACTTACGGAGGCGAGGAGGCCCATACAAGACTGAGCCAGCCACAGACCTGAGCCGCTGGAGGCTGACCAGTGTGGAGGGCAGGCAGACCTGGCGCTATGTGGAAGAGCAGGACTCCCCGGACAGAGAGCAGACCATGCTGGAAGCTCACACTCTAGGCTTGGACACG AGCAGGTTTGTGGCTGGTTCCCCAGCAGCACACACCGCAGTGGAGGCTGCTCTGAAAGGCATGAAGTTCTACAGCTGTCTCCAGGCTGAGGACGGTCACTGGGCAGGGGATTATGGTGGACCTCTCTTCCTGCTGCCAG GTCTCTTGATCACATGCCATCTGACTAAAATCCCCCTGCCTGAGGCCTGGAAGAAGGAGATGGTGAGGTACCTGCGCTCCGTTCAGTTGCCAGATGGAGGCTGGGGTCT ACATGTTGAAGATAAGTCTACCGTCTTCGGCACAGCACTGAGTTACGCCTCATTAAGGATCCTGGGACTAGAGCCCGATGATCCAGATATGGTTCGAGCCAGGAACAACCTGTACAACAAAG GTGGTGCACTGGGGATTCCTTCCTGGGGTAAATTCTGGCTGGCCATTTTAAATGTCTACAGCTGGGACGGACTGAACACGCTTCTGCCTGAGATGTG GCTGTTCCCAAGTTGGATGCCGGCCCACCCCTCCACATTATGGTGCCACTGTCGCCAGGTCTACCTCCCCATGAGCTACTGCTATGCTGTGAGACTGAAAGCTGAGGAAGACTCATTGATCCTCAGCCTCAGACAG GAGCTTTATGTGCAGGACTATGGCACCATAAACTGGCCTGCTCAGAGGAACAATGTGGCAGCATGTGACATGTACACACCTCACAGCACTCTGCTCACCATTGCCTACA TGGTGTTAAACGTGTATGAAGCCTACCACAGCACCACAATAAGAGACAAGGCTGTCAAAGAGCTGTATGAGCACATCCAGGCTGATGACCGCTTCACTAAATGCATCAGCATTGGACCG ATCTCCAAGACTATCAATATGCTGGTTCGCTGGTATGTAGACGGTCCCTCTTCTCCAGTCTTTCAGGAGCACGTGTCCAGGATCCCAGACTACCTGTG GCTGGGATTGGATGGCATGAAAATGCAG GGGACCAATGGATCTCAGCTCTGGGATACTTGCTTTGCTGTACAGGCTTTTCTTGAG GCAGGAGCCCACAATAACCCTGGACTGGCCAAGTGCCTCCAAGATGCCCATCAGTTCCTCAGAATCACTCAG ATTCCTGACAATCCTGCTGAATACCAGAAATACTACAGACAGATGAACAAG gggGGGTTCCCTTTCAGCACTCGTGACTGTGGTTGGATTGTGGCTGACTGCACAGCAGAGGGCCTAAAGACAGTGATGCTGCTGCAGGAGCTCTGTCCTTCCATCCACCAGCCTATCAAGCCTgagcacctgtacaatgctgTCAATGTG cttctgagcatGAGAAACTCAGATGGTGGATTTGCCACATATGAAACTAAGAGAGGTGGGAAACTCCTGGAGCTACTCAACCCTTCTGAGGTTTTTG gtgACATCATGATAGATTATACCTATGTGGAGTGTACCTCTGCTGTAATGCAGGCTCTGAGGCACTTTCAGAAGGCCCACCCTGAGCACCGCACCCAGGAAATAAG GTCCACTTTGAGAGAAGGACTGGAGTACTGCAGGAAGGTGCAGAGGCCTGACGGGTCCTGGGAGGG GTCCTGGGGAGTGTGCTTTACATATGGAGTCTGGTTTGGCCTTGAAGCCTTTGCTTGTATGGGTCACGTCTATGAGGACGA GGAGGTGTGTATAGAGGTGCAGAAAGCCTGTCAGTTCCTGTTGGATCTCCAGATGCCAGATGGAGGCTGGGGGGAGGACTTTGAGTCGTGTGAGCAGCGGTGCTACGTCCAGAGCAGCAACTCTCAGATCCACAACACCTGCTGGGCTTTGTTAGGCCTCATGGCCGTCAG GCATCCTGACACACACGCCATTGAGAGGGGGGTACAGCTGCTGATTGACAAGCAGATGCCCAACGGAGACTGGCCACAG GAGAATATTGCAGGCGTGTTCAACAAGAGCTGCGCTATCAGCTACACCTCCTACAGAAATGTATTTCCAGTCTGGACCCTCGGTCGCTTCTCCAAACTTTACCCCAGCAGTCCACTAGCCGGGAAGGTGAAGCTGTGA